A single Cyprinus carpio isolate SPL01 chromosome A6, ASM1834038v1, whole genome shotgun sequence DNA region contains:
- the LOC109091575 gene encoding E3 ubiquitin-protein ligase MARCHF7-like isoform X1 — protein MRPRASSLTGCSLEMDSKSRRFPFAVSSSSSLSSPSSLSSSSSALSASRLYGRGSVLGRDRFSREASVKLDSDYQSSRLLSSPRGYNSTESRHSNWKLSTPVSLSSTSSSSSSCDRTWTGSTSGDRGRLTDSERRPGTYCGLLGTSQDSESKRAKLSYANREAYSRSPSTSKPTSSYSTLGNSSWKSSISPLSRSSSSSSSSSLSTPSESLWARRDLEKRGDSGLTSLGEPSYRPSGLTSSLYRSERITSTYAQGARPKESQYLSHRENGSSSRRISAEYLPSPLERSSYRLTSDYQSGPFSRDMPRSSSSSTRTSASVSDPCQLSSWSSTPYTPLTGCSSSPPSSSPAPTPLPAQNGSDSDGRRTTRRLLSRLFSRRSSQESNSTTSSASDSRSYDSSPDEAPPSEASPPVIRENLEAELRNLHRRRPSLAPVQESSDVVEPEQESLRSPAGLSWLNWNRCTPLFSRRRREGRDESARMDPHRSPQFPLGDRDGRKTPDRGTNCDDEDDDDNDEDESSGGATAAPSAGASGLSASLLQDRVRLAGRSHGMGRVMTSPLFRMPESMIIGVGVGAEGRSQTDEQVKDKPAPSRDPERLRKIQESLLLEDSDEEEGDLCRICQMGEQSSSNPLIEPCKCTGSLQFVHQDCIKKWLRSKISSGSNLEAITNCELCKEKLHLNIENFDINELYRSHERSEYEFISCGLYLVVLLHLCEQRFSDVLGAVNDAGVHMQNRMKMRWRTAGRPSTSVTWRMMKRRRFNLLAGRKEAWLSRLSQPPPTYCY, from the exons GAGCTCTCGTCTGTTGAGCTCTCCAAGAGGTTACAATTCAACTGAAAGCCGTCACTCCAACTGGAAGCTCTCTactcctgtctctctgtcttcaacatcatcatcatcatcttcctgtGATCGAACATGGACAGGATCCACCAGTGGGGACCGAGGCAGACTT ACAGACTCTGAGAGAAGACCGGGAACCTACTGTGGACTTCTTGGCACATCCCAAGACAGCGAGTCTAAAAGAGCAAAACTTTCCTACGCAAATAGAGAAGCATATTCCAGATCCCCATCCACATCTAAACCTACCAGCTCTTACTCCACTCTAGGAA ATTCTTCATGGAAATCCTCCATCAGTCCTTTGTCtagatcatcctcttcatcatcctcctcatcttTGTCCACTCCATCAGAGAGTCTTTGGGCTCGCAGAGATTTGGAGAAGAGGGGGGATTCAGGACTGACCTCACTGGGGGAGCCCAGTTACCGGCCTAGCGGGCTGACATCTTCACTGT ACCGCTCAGAGCGCATTACCTCCACCTATGCACAAGGTGCTCGACCCAAAGAGAGCCAATATTTATCCCACAGAGAGAATGGTTCATCTAGTCGCCGTATCTCAGCTGAGTATCTCCCTTCTCCTCTGGAGCGCAGCTCCTACAGGCTGACCTCAGATTACCAGTCTGGTCCATTCTCTCGTGATATGCCACGCTCCAGCTCTAGCTCCACCAGAACCTCAGCCTCTGTCTCGGACCCATGCCAGCTCTCATCCTGGAGCTCCACCCCTTACACACCCCTTACTGGCTGTAGCTCCAGCCCTCCTTCCTCCAGCCCCGCCCCCACTCCACTTCCTGCTCAGAATGGCAGTGACTCAGATGGCAGGCGAACAACCAGGCGTCTGCTATCTCGGCTTTTCTCCCGACGCTCCAGTCAGGAATCAAACTCTACCACCAGCTCTGCCTCTGATTCAAGGTCATATGATTCAAGCCCAGATGAAGCCCCGCCCTCTGAAGCATCTCCTCCTGTCATTAGAGAAAATTTGGAAGCAGAGTTGAGGAACTTGCACAGACGCAGACCGTCTCTCGCTCCAGTCCAGGAGAGCTCTGATGTTGTAGAGCCCGAACAGGAATCCCTCAGATCTCCAGCAGGCCTGTCCTGGCTGAACTGGAACCGCTGTACCCCACTGTTTTCTCGTCGCAGGAGGGAAGGGCGTGACGAAAGCGCCCGCATGGACCCTCATCGTTCACCCCAATTCCCTCTTGGTGACCGAGATGGCCGTAAAACACCTGACCGGGGCACAAATTGTGATGATGAGGATGACGATGACAATGATGAAGATGAGTCCTCAGGGGGCGCCACAGCAGCACCCTCTGCTGGAGCCTCAGGTCTGTCTGCATCACTACTGCAGGACAGAGTCCGTCTGGCAGGACGAAGCCATGGAATGGGCAGGGTGATGACCAGCCCGCTCTTCCGTATGCCTGAGAGCATGATAATAGGGGTGGGAGTGGGAGCAGAAGGGAGGAGTCAAACTGACGAGCAGGTGAAAGACAAGCCCGCTCCCTCCAGAGACCCAGAAAGACTGCGAAAGATTCAGGAGAG CCTGCTGTTGGAGGACTCTGATGAGGAGGAGGGTGATCTGTGCCGAATCTGTCAGATGGGGGAGCAGTCGAGTTCCAACCCTCTGATAGAGCCCTGCAAGTGCACCGGCAGCCTGCAGTTTGTGCACCAGGACTGCATTAAGAAATGGCTCCGCTCCAAAATCAGCTCTG GTTCTAACTTGGAGGCAATCACTAACTGTGAACTTTGTAAGGAGAAACTGCACCTGAACATCGAGAACTTTGACATCAATGAGCTCTACAGATCTCATGAAAGG TCGGAGTACGAGTTCATCAGCTGTGGGCTGTACCTGGTGGTGCTCCTGCATCTGTGTGAGCAGAGGTTTTCTGATGTCTTGGGTGCAGTAAATGATGCTGGG GTTCATATGCAGAATCGGATGAAGATGAGGTGGAGGACAGCAGGCCGTCCATCGACTTCTGTGACttggaggatgatgaagaggaggaggttTAATCTGTTGGCAGGGAGGAAGGAGGCGTGGCTTAGCAGACTGTCTCAGCCTCCTCCCACTTATTGTTATTGA
- the LOC109091575 gene encoding E3 ubiquitin-protein ligase MARCHF7-like isoform X3, whose translation MDSKSRRFPFAVSSSSSLSSPSSLSSSSSALSASRLYGRGSVLGRDRFSREASVKLDSDYQSSRLLSSPRGYNSTESRHSNWKLSTPVSLSSTSSSSSSCDRTWTGSTSGDRGRLTDSERRPGTYCGLLGTSQDSESKRAKLSYANREAYSRSPSTSKPTSSYSTLGNSSWKSSISPLSRSSSSSSSSSLSTPSESLWARRDLEKRGDSGLTSLGEPSYRPSGLTSSLYRSERITSTYAQGARPKESQYLSHRENGSSSRRISAEYLPSPLERSSYRLTSDYQSGPFSRDMPRSSSSSTRTSASVSDPCQLSSWSSTPYTPLTGCSSSPPSSSPAPTPLPAQNGSDSDGRRTTRRLLSRLFSRRSSQESNSTTSSASDSRSYDSSPDEAPPSEASPPVIRENLEAELRNLHRRRPSLAPVQESSDVVEPEQESLRSPAGLSWLNWNRCTPLFSRRRREGRDESARMDPHRSPQFPLGDRDGRKTPDRGTNCDDEDDDDNDEDESSGGATAAPSAGASGLSASLLQDRVRLAGRSHGMGRVMTSPLFRMPESMIIGVGVGAEGRSQTDEQVKDKPAPSRDPERLRKIQESLLLEDSDEEEGDLCRICQMGEQSSSNPLIEPCKCTGSLQFVHQDCIKKWLRSKISSGSNLEAITNCELCKEKLHLNIENFDINELYRSHERSEYEFISCGLYLVVLLHLCEQRFSDVLGAVNDAGVHMQNRMKMRWRTAGRPSTSVTWRMMKRRRFNLLAGRKEAWLSRLSQPPPTYCY comes from the exons GAGCTCTCGTCTGTTGAGCTCTCCAAGAGGTTACAATTCAACTGAAAGCCGTCACTCCAACTGGAAGCTCTCTactcctgtctctctgtcttcaacatcatcatcatcatcttcctgtGATCGAACATGGACAGGATCCACCAGTGGGGACCGAGGCAGACTT ACAGACTCTGAGAGAAGACCGGGAACCTACTGTGGACTTCTTGGCACATCCCAAGACAGCGAGTCTAAAAGAGCAAAACTTTCCTACGCAAATAGAGAAGCATATTCCAGATCCCCATCCACATCTAAACCTACCAGCTCTTACTCCACTCTAGGAA ATTCTTCATGGAAATCCTCCATCAGTCCTTTGTCtagatcatcctcttcatcatcctcctcatcttTGTCCACTCCATCAGAGAGTCTTTGGGCTCGCAGAGATTTGGAGAAGAGGGGGGATTCAGGACTGACCTCACTGGGGGAGCCCAGTTACCGGCCTAGCGGGCTGACATCTTCACTGT ACCGCTCAGAGCGCATTACCTCCACCTATGCACAAGGTGCTCGACCCAAAGAGAGCCAATATTTATCCCACAGAGAGAATGGTTCATCTAGTCGCCGTATCTCAGCTGAGTATCTCCCTTCTCCTCTGGAGCGCAGCTCCTACAGGCTGACCTCAGATTACCAGTCTGGTCCATTCTCTCGTGATATGCCACGCTCCAGCTCTAGCTCCACCAGAACCTCAGCCTCTGTCTCGGACCCATGCCAGCTCTCATCCTGGAGCTCCACCCCTTACACACCCCTTACTGGCTGTAGCTCCAGCCCTCCTTCCTCCAGCCCCGCCCCCACTCCACTTCCTGCTCAGAATGGCAGTGACTCAGATGGCAGGCGAACAACCAGGCGTCTGCTATCTCGGCTTTTCTCCCGACGCTCCAGTCAGGAATCAAACTCTACCACCAGCTCTGCCTCTGATTCAAGGTCATATGATTCAAGCCCAGATGAAGCCCCGCCCTCTGAAGCATCTCCTCCTGTCATTAGAGAAAATTTGGAAGCAGAGTTGAGGAACTTGCACAGACGCAGACCGTCTCTCGCTCCAGTCCAGGAGAGCTCTGATGTTGTAGAGCCCGAACAGGAATCCCTCAGATCTCCAGCAGGCCTGTCCTGGCTGAACTGGAACCGCTGTACCCCACTGTTTTCTCGTCGCAGGAGGGAAGGGCGTGACGAAAGCGCCCGCATGGACCCTCATCGTTCACCCCAATTCCCTCTTGGTGACCGAGATGGCCGTAAAACACCTGACCGGGGCACAAATTGTGATGATGAGGATGACGATGACAATGATGAAGATGAGTCCTCAGGGGGCGCCACAGCAGCACCCTCTGCTGGAGCCTCAGGTCTGTCTGCATCACTACTGCAGGACAGAGTCCGTCTGGCAGGACGAAGCCATGGAATGGGCAGGGTGATGACCAGCCCGCTCTTCCGTATGCCTGAGAGCATGATAATAGGGGTGGGAGTGGGAGCAGAAGGGAGGAGTCAAACTGACGAGCAGGTGAAAGACAAGCCCGCTCCCTCCAGAGACCCAGAAAGACTGCGAAAGATTCAGGAGAG CCTGCTGTTGGAGGACTCTGATGAGGAGGAGGGTGATCTGTGCCGAATCTGTCAGATGGGGGAGCAGTCGAGTTCCAACCCTCTGATAGAGCCCTGCAAGTGCACCGGCAGCCTGCAGTTTGTGCACCAGGACTGCATTAAGAAATGGCTCCGCTCCAAAATCAGCTCTG GTTCTAACTTGGAGGCAATCACTAACTGTGAACTTTGTAAGGAGAAACTGCACCTGAACATCGAGAACTTTGACATCAATGAGCTCTACAGATCTCATGAAAGG TCGGAGTACGAGTTCATCAGCTGTGGGCTGTACCTGGTGGTGCTCCTGCATCTGTGTGAGCAGAGGTTTTCTGATGTCTTGGGTGCAGTAAATGATGCTGGG GTTCATATGCAGAATCGGATGAAGATGAGGTGGAGGACAGCAGGCCGTCCATCGACTTCTGTGACttggaggatgatgaagaggaggaggttTAATCTGTTGGCAGGGAGGAAGGAGGCGTGGCTTAGCAGACTGTCTCAGCCTCCTCCCACTTATTGTTATTGA
- the LOC109091575 gene encoding E3 ubiquitin-protein ligase MARCHF7-like isoform X2 — protein MRPRASSLTGCSLEMDSKSRRFPFAVSSSSSLSSPSSLSSSSSALSASRLYGRGSVLGRDRFSREASVKLDSDYQSSRLLSSPRGYNSTESRHSNWKLSTPVSLSSTSSSSSSCDRTWTGSTSGDRGRLTDSERRPGTYCGLLGTSQDSESKRAKLSYANREAYSRSPSTSKPTSSYSTLGNSSWKSSISPLSRSSSSSSSSSLSTPSESLWARRDLEKRGDSGLTSLGEPSYRPSGLTSSLYRSERITSTYAQGARPKESQYLSHRENGSSSRRISAEYLPSPLERSSYRLTSDYQSGPFSRDMPRSSSSSTRTSASVSDPCQLSSWSSTPYTPLTGCSSSPPSSSPAPTPLPAQNGSDSDGRRTTRRLLSRLFSRRSSQESNSTTSSASDSRSYDSSPDEAPPSEASPPVIRENLEAELRNLHRRRPSLAPVQESSDVVEPEQESLRSPAGLSWLNWNRCTPLFSRRRREGRDESARMDPHRSPQFPLGDRDGRKTPDRGTNCDDEDDDDNDEDESSGGATAAPSAGASGLSASLLQDRVRLAGRSHGMGRVMTSPLFRMPESMIIGVGVGAEGRSQTDEQVKDKPAPSRDPERLRKIQESLLLEDSDEEEGDLCRICQMGEQSSSNPLIEPCKCTGSLQFVHQDCIKKWLRSKISSGSNLEAITNCELCKEKLHLNIENFDINELYRSHERSEYEFISCGLYLVVLLHLCEQRFSDVLGAVNDAGFFNLARTLHEHMDNLESSYAESDEDEVEDSRPSIDFCDLEDDEEEEV, from the exons GAGCTCTCGTCTGTTGAGCTCTCCAAGAGGTTACAATTCAACTGAAAGCCGTCACTCCAACTGGAAGCTCTCTactcctgtctctctgtcttcaacatcatcatcatcatcttcctgtGATCGAACATGGACAGGATCCACCAGTGGGGACCGAGGCAGACTT ACAGACTCTGAGAGAAGACCGGGAACCTACTGTGGACTTCTTGGCACATCCCAAGACAGCGAGTCTAAAAGAGCAAAACTTTCCTACGCAAATAGAGAAGCATATTCCAGATCCCCATCCACATCTAAACCTACCAGCTCTTACTCCACTCTAGGAA ATTCTTCATGGAAATCCTCCATCAGTCCTTTGTCtagatcatcctcttcatcatcctcctcatcttTGTCCACTCCATCAGAGAGTCTTTGGGCTCGCAGAGATTTGGAGAAGAGGGGGGATTCAGGACTGACCTCACTGGGGGAGCCCAGTTACCGGCCTAGCGGGCTGACATCTTCACTGT ACCGCTCAGAGCGCATTACCTCCACCTATGCACAAGGTGCTCGACCCAAAGAGAGCCAATATTTATCCCACAGAGAGAATGGTTCATCTAGTCGCCGTATCTCAGCTGAGTATCTCCCTTCTCCTCTGGAGCGCAGCTCCTACAGGCTGACCTCAGATTACCAGTCTGGTCCATTCTCTCGTGATATGCCACGCTCCAGCTCTAGCTCCACCAGAACCTCAGCCTCTGTCTCGGACCCATGCCAGCTCTCATCCTGGAGCTCCACCCCTTACACACCCCTTACTGGCTGTAGCTCCAGCCCTCCTTCCTCCAGCCCCGCCCCCACTCCACTTCCTGCTCAGAATGGCAGTGACTCAGATGGCAGGCGAACAACCAGGCGTCTGCTATCTCGGCTTTTCTCCCGACGCTCCAGTCAGGAATCAAACTCTACCACCAGCTCTGCCTCTGATTCAAGGTCATATGATTCAAGCCCAGATGAAGCCCCGCCCTCTGAAGCATCTCCTCCTGTCATTAGAGAAAATTTGGAAGCAGAGTTGAGGAACTTGCACAGACGCAGACCGTCTCTCGCTCCAGTCCAGGAGAGCTCTGATGTTGTAGAGCCCGAACAGGAATCCCTCAGATCTCCAGCAGGCCTGTCCTGGCTGAACTGGAACCGCTGTACCCCACTGTTTTCTCGTCGCAGGAGGGAAGGGCGTGACGAAAGCGCCCGCATGGACCCTCATCGTTCACCCCAATTCCCTCTTGGTGACCGAGATGGCCGTAAAACACCTGACCGGGGCACAAATTGTGATGATGAGGATGACGATGACAATGATGAAGATGAGTCCTCAGGGGGCGCCACAGCAGCACCCTCTGCTGGAGCCTCAGGTCTGTCTGCATCACTACTGCAGGACAGAGTCCGTCTGGCAGGACGAAGCCATGGAATGGGCAGGGTGATGACCAGCCCGCTCTTCCGTATGCCTGAGAGCATGATAATAGGGGTGGGAGTGGGAGCAGAAGGGAGGAGTCAAACTGACGAGCAGGTGAAAGACAAGCCCGCTCCCTCCAGAGACCCAGAAAGACTGCGAAAGATTCAGGAGAG CCTGCTGTTGGAGGACTCTGATGAGGAGGAGGGTGATCTGTGCCGAATCTGTCAGATGGGGGAGCAGTCGAGTTCCAACCCTCTGATAGAGCCCTGCAAGTGCACCGGCAGCCTGCAGTTTGTGCACCAGGACTGCATTAAGAAATGGCTCCGCTCCAAAATCAGCTCTG GTTCTAACTTGGAGGCAATCACTAACTGTGAACTTTGTAAGGAGAAACTGCACCTGAACATCGAGAACTTTGACATCAATGAGCTCTACAGATCTCATGAAAGG TCGGAGTACGAGTTCATCAGCTGTGGGCTGTACCTGGTGGTGCTCCTGCATCTGTGTGAGCAGAGGTTTTCTGATGTCTTGGGTGCAGTAAATGATGCTGGG TTTTTCAACTTGGCGAGAACTCTACATGAACACATGGACAATCTTGAAA GTTCATATGCAGAATCGGATGAAGATGAGGTGGAGGACAGCAGGCCGTCCATCGACTTCTGTGACttggaggatgatgaagaggaggaggttTAA